A part of Desulfomicrobium baculatum DSM 4028 genomic DNA contains:
- a CDS encoding hemagglutinin repeat-containing protein — protein MNHAIQRIICLTLAFLLVFNPMLATAGGIVVDSTAPSANQPGLSAAPNGVPMVDIAKPNSKGLSHNKYDHFNVGESGVIMNNSRKVGLTQLGGVVTNNPKLGKGPEARVILNEVTGSSRSRLEGYTEIFGYPADYILANPNGITVNGGGFINTPRATLTTGKPRFDEFGDLSALDVRQGDVLVDGLGLNVSNLDAFDIISRTARINADVHAVKLGISTGYGSHDVATGQFYDLPSDGSAAPTVGLDSTALGGMYAERIILVGNEKGVGVNLEGITHATDELVLTADGKIRIKGSVSSDNGVRVASTADNVEISGLLAAAKVADVTAAQTVSLQSGTGAKAFLYAEDVRLATESLRINDARVEAGKSLAVATRADVTNEGVLFSGGEAVLNVAGTVRNSGQMQAKDSLAVNSAAVENSGRVLSIGAVRIHSAGDVVNTGEVLSEKSTTIQTTANISNTGTIRTEGQAIISAGSLSNEGGSILAKDVMTLDAARHIANTGTIGADRDAIISAGSLGNEGGSILAQGDLDVVVTGDLSNSGMIYSGASSRIGAENLRNDPAGQVLALGSLSLDLGADLENLGVLNAGESLRVRSGGSLFNRGASILAQTGMELVAQGDIRNSGSIQSGGTGLFRSDGMLLNEGKILSVGEAVFEISNDLENTGILHSGGGSYDLGGKLLNSGEILSSGDLGLFLAGDLFNSGKIAGDADVAFDIEGSLENAAGGLMLASAEALFDVSGDLRNSGRMESTGRGLLGVGGGLFNTDGDILSQTALEFDVLGSLENTGVMHSGDILTLTSSSLDNSGQILAQGDSVFSVLGDLINTNFLFSGGKATFSVSGMLHNLRGQILSLGDMVLEGLEAGSRMLELKNDSGTIETLEGGMSIRAKVVRNSNLDFRLTPGTEVVSRKGGIYSYYTGSKWEQAEALYRSLLDASVALDKYGKSISIDPKISHFEYNNLKKQELSVPFKRNSMIIIPYEISVLGLDSSRKTFLRAELDAAILKTEKRIAEFGGTSSEISSVNRVKNEVNSKNAYIAVQAYRYRKDVSAYVDTIRKDSVVGVGSGGTIAAAANLIIDGESFANFLSNISTSAGDIHIISDIFANSGEAIYETHTVDWATGHPNNHSSPWLAVESYGREIFKTPVDYAYGTISAGGNVFISADHVNNGILENTGVASSNTGKVSYPGSIGPQGGVIAPPRPEDLAHNIDDIGDIIGELPKDGLFSVNKAPGHRYLVETNPALTSMALFYGSDYFLSRTGIDLSKTHQQLLGDAFYETRLVREQIFALTGRRFLSDSVSGDSEQMLVLMDNAVAAREDLNLSVGVALSADQVSALSSDIVWLETRVVDGHEVLVPVVYLCRSSLDTIARGGSVIVGSDVEIRTTGDTANSGVIKASGDLAINAKNIFNTFGTIQGDTVTLAAADSIFNTSGLIKGRDVSLDAGQDIISGTAKTTFAAGGKVRSSFVSSTSETVGQRGSIEATGDLSMRAGRDIGIVGSDVKAGGDATLSAGRNVAIVAQELESHSSSKTGTSKSSFNTLTSKASTVEVGGSVNISAGQDVAVHGSHVSAGADVNLEAGRDVSITAATDGYDYYFKQKSKGGFFGGSSSEMHTGKVTTNVASVITAGGDVNVVAGKGGAGDLAIVGSKVRSGVDMSLKAEDGILVSSAQESESMISASSRSTLFSGKSKASGDARVTQVGSEIVAGNDLKAEAKNVAVSASQIHANHDVDIKSVESDLIVSGAQNTVSAFRYEKKSGWNLSAPLEIPLAILVGGGVEFYSSKMKEGKNTASSNFGSLITAGNNVDLESARDAVVIGSTVAAGNDVNIKAVRDTNLIPGLTAQTSERRTKEKSIGFTALSISENEIKGFAGVTKKETGSKFTGDYNAGSVVSAGNDVKIEAGNNVNQFSSGIEAGRDVTLKSGNDINVDANKDVEHMEQYARQIQVGVTASARQSVTTAARTLADTPKNMVSGEGSDAAKGITAASSILRGVSAAQQLTNVSASASITAGASVSQSSSSMDAADAVSSSIRAGRDVELDADRDVSIAGAAVQAEEDVSIQAGRDVEIKSATNNFSAGSDSFTASAGVGLGASYSAKGGAAAGIRVQAEAAGSKNTSRAQIHTNSAVAAGETLSVKSGADTTVAGANLEGKKVAMDVGGDLVVKSEQDKRVAAGSNWNAGGSATLGYGFSADAHVGMGKSKADSAWVNKQTSIIGQEKVDIRTEKNTHVEGAVIAAENGNLKLDTGTLTYRDLEDHDKSKNFQVSLAGSYSSSGGDQKDANGSSSSASGTIDAGYSSGDRRQINRATIGDGEIIIRLDPSKGLEGLNRDLEKAREITRDDAVKVQVYVDSEALLELIDLIEKALEDPKTNEEAVKLLAELVSKGVITKKDADALLFKRSFTKAELKVAEEELSRMVKMNDPHQLAAYVDSLSPQERAAVAAVSMEKGRSQQEYELGLMALVGGTTYLKVLNVNSPSEYLKLKIQAKDLMPLGTWEKEQAIVDSAANSYVANNNLEADMATYRNAQSDTERIQALNRIASDLGKAWNIDNVTVKIVPPNEEIGNVIAYTPNTLENGFFSSKFSTDYVICIPENSKILSQVMWTGSVVHVFIHEITHMRQVNMMNDQVSGQKSDLGYLLVASSKMYVNPKEVYGLYASQPLEYHSNAAADKFVKNSIDKGVIK, from the coding sequence ATGAACCATGCGATTCAGCGAATCATTTGCCTGACGTTGGCCTTTCTGTTGGTTTTCAATCCAATGCTGGCGACCGCGGGAGGCATCGTGGTCGATTCCACGGCCCCGTCAGCCAATCAGCCGGGGTTGAGCGCCGCGCCCAACGGCGTGCCCATGGTCGATATCGCAAAGCCTAACTCCAAAGGCCTCTCCCACAACAAATACGATCATTTCAACGTGGGCGAGTCCGGCGTGATCATGAATAACAGCAGGAAGGTCGGACTTACGCAGCTGGGCGGCGTGGTGACCAACAATCCCAAACTCGGCAAAGGCCCGGAAGCCCGCGTCATCCTGAACGAGGTTACGGGCAGCAGTCGCTCACGCCTTGAAGGCTACACGGAAATCTTTGGCTATCCGGCCGATTACATCCTGGCCAATCCCAACGGCATCACGGTCAATGGCGGTGGGTTCATCAACACTCCCCGGGCCACGTTGACCACAGGCAAGCCCCGGTTTGACGAATTCGGTGACTTAAGCGCCCTGGATGTGCGTCAGGGGGATGTGCTTGTCGACGGGCTGGGTCTCAATGTCTCCAATCTCGACGCTTTCGACATCATCAGCCGTACAGCCAGGATCAATGCCGACGTGCATGCCGTGAAGCTGGGTATCAGCACCGGATATGGCAGCCATGACGTTGCCACTGGCCAATTTTACGATTTGCCCTCCGACGGTTCGGCAGCCCCGACTGTGGGGCTGGATTCCACGGCCCTTGGCGGCATGTACGCGGAGCGCATTATCCTTGTGGGCAATGAAAAGGGCGTGGGGGTGAATCTTGAAGGAATCACCCACGCCACTGATGAGCTTGTTCTGACTGCGGACGGCAAGATTCGGATCAAGGGGAGCGTTTCTTCGGATAATGGCGTGCGGGTCGCTTCCACCGCCGACAACGTTGAAATTTCCGGTTTGCTGGCTGCAGCGAAAGTGGCGGACGTGACGGCGGCTCAAACCGTGTCGCTCCAATCCGGAACAGGTGCAAAGGCCTTTTTGTATGCAGAGGATGTGAGGCTCGCGACCGAATCGTTGCGCATCAATGACGCAAGGGTCGAAGCTGGGAAAAGCTTGGCCGTGGCAACGCGCGCTGATGTCACAAATGAAGGAGTTCTCTTCTCCGGTGGGGAGGCGGTTCTGAACGTTGCGGGAACCGTGCGTAACTCTGGGCAGATGCAGGCCAAAGACAGCTTGGCCGTCAATAGCGCGGCTGTCGAGAACTCAGGGCGAGTGCTGTCCATCGGTGCGGTCAGGATTCATTCCGCAGGTGATGTCGTCAACACGGGCGAGGTGTTATCCGAAAAATCAACCACCATTCAGACAACGGCAAATATCTCCAACACCGGAACCATCCGAACCGAAGGGCAGGCAATCATCAGCGCCGGCAGCCTGAGCAATGAGGGCGGCAGCATCCTTGCCAAGGATGTCATGACCCTCGACGCAGCGAGGCATATTGCAAATACGGGCACTATCGGAGCGGACCGGGATGCAATCATCAGCGCCGGCAGCCTGGGTAATGAAGGTGGCAGCATCCTTGCCCAAGGCGATCTGGACGTGGTGGTGACGGGCGATTTGAGCAATTCGGGAATGATCTATTCCGGCGCGTCCAGCCGGATCGGGGCTGAAAACCTGCGCAATGACCCTGCCGGTCAGGTGCTGGCCCTCGGGTCTTTGTCCCTGGATTTGGGCGCTGATCTGGAGAATCTGGGAGTCCTGAATGCCGGGGAGTCCCTCCGGGTGCGCAGCGGCGGCAGTCTCTTCAACCGGGGCGCAAGCATCCTGGCTCAAACTGGGATGGAGCTTGTGGCTCAAGGCGACATCAGGAATTCGGGCAGCATTCAATCCGGCGGAACCGGCTTGTTTCGATCAGACGGCATGCTCCTCAACGAGGGCAAAATCCTATCCGTGGGTGAGGCCGTCTTTGAAATCAGCAACGATTTGGAAAATACGGGAATCCTGCATTCGGGCGGCGGTTCCTATGATCTGGGCGGCAAGCTTTTAAATTCCGGCGAGATTCTGTCCTCCGGCGATCTTGGCCTGTTTCTGGCCGGAGATCTGTTCAATTCCGGTAAGATTGCAGGCGACGCCGATGTCGCTTTTGACATCGAGGGGAGTCTTGAGAACGCCGCTGGCGGCTTGATGTTGGCTTCAGCCGAGGCATTGTTCGACGTGTCCGGCGATCTGCGCAATTCCGGCCGGATGGAGTCCACCGGCAGGGGTTTGCTTGGCGTGGGAGGCGGGCTCTTTAATACGGACGGGGACATCCTGTCGCAAACCGCCCTGGAATTCGATGTGCTGGGCTCCCTGGAAAATACGGGCGTCATGCACTCCGGGGACATTTTGACCCTGACCTCCTCCAGCCTGGACAACAGCGGCCAGATCCTGGCTCAGGGCGACAGTGTTTTTTCAGTGTTGGGCGATCTGATCAACACAAACTTTCTTTTTTCCGGCGGCAAGGCGACGTTCAGCGTGAGCGGCATGCTGCACAATCTGAGGGGACAGATCCTGTCCTTGGGCGACATGGTGCTGGAAGGTCTGGAAGCCGGTAGCCGCATGCTCGAACTGAAGAACGATTCGGGAACCATCGAGACTCTGGAAGGCGGCATGTCCATCCGGGCGAAGGTGGTGAGGAATTCCAATTTGGATTTTAGGTTGACGCCTGGGACGGAGGTTGTGAGCCGCAAGGGAGGTATATATTCATATTATACTGGGAGTAAGTGGGAGCAAGCAGAGGCACTATACCGATCGTTGCTTGATGCTTCAGTTGCACTAGATAAATATGGAAAATCAATTTCCATTGACCCAAAAATTTCGCATTTTGAATATAATAATTTGAAAAAACAAGAGTTGAGTGTTCCTTTTAAAAGAAATTCGATGATAATTATTCCTTATGAAATATCTGTACTTGGTCTTGATTCAAGTAGAAAGACTTTTTTAAGAGCAGAGCTTGATGCTGCAATCTTAAAAACAGAAAAACGTATCGCTGAATTTGGAGGAACGAGTTCTGAAATAAGCTCTGTTAATAGGGTAAAAAATGAAGTTAATTCAAAAAACGCTTATATTGCTGTGCAAGCTTATAGATATAGAAAAGATGTTTCTGCTTATGTAGATACAATCAGAAAAGACTCTGTTGTCGGCGTTGGTAGTGGCGGTACAATAGCCGCAGCTGCCAATTTGATCATAGATGGAGAATCATTCGCAAATTTCTTAAGTAACATCAGCACTTCAGCGGGTGATATTCATATTATATCAGATATTTTTGCGAACAGTGGTGAAGCTATTTATGAAACGCACACTGTGGACTGGGCCACTGGTCATCCCAACAATCACAGCTCCCCATGGCTTGCTGTTGAATCCTATGGAAGGGAAATCTTTAAAACCCCCGTCGACTATGCATACGGCACCATCAGCGCTGGCGGCAATGTCTTCATCAGCGCAGATCACGTCAATAACGGAATATTAGAAAACACGGGCGTGGCCAGTAGTAACACTGGTAAAGTCTCCTACCCAGGCAGCATCGGGCCCCAAGGCGGGGTCATCGCTCCGCCCAGACCCGAAGACTTGGCCCACAATATCGACGATATCGGCGACATAATCGGCGAACTGCCCAAAGACGGACTGTTCAGCGTCAACAAAGCTCCTGGTCACCGTTACCTCGTCGAAACCAATCCCGCACTGACCAGTATGGCCCTGTTCTATGGATCCGACTATTTTCTGAGCCGAACGGGCATCGATCTGAGCAAGACCCATCAGCAGCTTCTGGGTGACGCCTTTTATGAAACCAGACTGGTGCGTGAGCAGATTTTCGCCCTCACGGGGCGGCGCTTCCTTTCGGACTCCGTATCCGGCGACTCAGAGCAGATGCTGGTCCTCATGGACAATGCCGTCGCCGCCCGTGAAGACTTGAATTTGAGCGTGGGCGTGGCCTTGAGCGCGGATCAGGTCTCGGCCCTGAGCTCGGACATTGTCTGGCTGGAAACCCGTGTGGTGGACGGGCACGAGGTTCTGGTGCCTGTCGTTTACCTCTGCCGTAGCAGCCTCGACACCATAGCCCGGGGCGGGTCCGTCATCGTAGGCAGCGATGTGGAAATTCGCACCACGGGGGACACGGCCAATAGCGGCGTGATCAAGGCCTCGGGCGACCTGGCCATCAATGCCAAAAATATCTTCAACACCTTCGGAACGATCCAGGGCGACACGGTGACCCTGGCTGCGGCCGATTCGATTTTTAACACCAGCGGGCTGATCAAGGGGCGCGACGTGTCGCTCGACGCCGGCCAGGACATCATATCCGGCACGGCCAAGACCACCTTCGCGGCCGGAGGGAAGGTCCGCAGTTCGTTCGTTAGTTCCACGAGCGAGACCGTCGGTCAGCGAGGCTCCATCGAAGCCACGGGCGACCTGAGCATGCGAGCCGGGCGCGACATCGGGATCGTCGGTAGCGACGTGAAGGCCGGTGGCGATGCGACGCTCTCCGCAGGTCGCAACGTGGCTATCGTTGCCCAGGAACTGGAGTCGCACAGTTCCAGCAAGACCGGGACATCCAAAAGCAGCTTCAACACGCTGACCAGCAAGGCATCCACCGTCGAGGTAGGTGGTTCGGTGAACATCAGCGCGGGCCAGGATGTCGCCGTTCACGGCAGCCACGTATCGGCCGGAGCGGACGTGAACCTCGAAGCTGGTCGCGATGTCTCCATCACCGCTGCCACCGACGGCTACGACTATTACTTCAAACAGAAAAGCAAAGGCGGTTTCTTCGGCGGCTCTAGCTCGGAGATGCATACGGGCAAAGTCACGACCAATGTGGCTTCAGTCATCACGGCTGGCGGTGATGTGAATGTGGTGGCGGGCAAGGGAGGTGCCGGAGATCTGGCGATCGTGGGCAGCAAGGTGCGGTCGGGCGTGGATATGAGCCTCAAGGCAGAAGATGGCATCCTCGTTTCTTCGGCTCAGGAGAGCGAATCCATGATCTCCGCTTCGAGCAGATCAACACTGTTCAGCGGAAAATCAAAAGCCTCGGGAGATGCTCGCGTAACCCAGGTGGGCAGCGAGATCGTCGCAGGCAACGATCTTAAAGCGGAAGCCAAGAATGTTGCCGTATCCGCAAGTCAAATCCATGCGAATCACGATGTCGACATTAAAAGCGTCGAAAGTGATCTTATCGTTTCCGGTGCCCAGAATACAGTATCGGCGTTCCGTTATGAAAAGAAGAGTGGTTGGAATCTGTCTGCGCCGCTGGAGATTCCACTTGCCATATTGGTTGGTGGTGGAGTGGAGTTTTATAGCTCGAAGATGAAAGAGGGAAAAAATACCGCATCATCCAACTTCGGTTCCCTCATAACTGCAGGAAACAACGTAGATCTGGAATCGGCGCGTGATGCTGTCGTGATCGGTTCCACCGTTGCGGCAGGCAATGATGTCAATATCAAGGCCGTCAGGGATACCAATCTCATTCCCGGTCTGACCGCGCAGACCAGTGAGCGCAGGACCAAAGAGAAGAGCATAGGCTTCACGGCCCTTTCCATTTCTGAAAACGAAATCAAAGGATTTGCTGGGGTTACCAAGAAAGAAACCGGCAGCAAATTCACTGGTGATTACAATGCCGGTTCCGTTGTCAGCGCGGGCAATGATGTAAAAATCGAAGCCGGAAACAACGTCAATCAGTTTTCCTCCGGCATCGAGGCCGGCCGTGACGTGACGCTCAAATCGGGCAACGATATCAATGTCGATGCCAACAAGGACGTTGAGCACATGGAGCAGTACGCCAGACAGATCCAGGTTGGCGTAACGGCGTCAGCCAGGCAGAGCGTCACTACGGCGGCCCGCACTCTGGCGGACACTCCCAAGAACATGGTCTCGGGGGAAGGCAGCGACGCGGCCAAGGGCATCACGGCGGCAAGTTCCATCCTGCGCGGCGTGTCGGCCGCTCAGCAGTTGACCAATGTCAGCGCTTCCGCCTCCATCACCGCCGGAGCGTCCGTCTCTCAGAGCAGTTCCTCCATGGATGCGGCTGACGCGGTTTCCTCTTCCATTCGGGCGGGCCGTGATGTGGAACTCGATGCGGACCGCGACGTCAGTATCGCCGGCGCGGCGGTGCAGGCAGAAGAGGATGTGTCCATCCAAGCGGGCCGAGATGTCGAAATCAAATCCGCCACCAACAACTTCAGCGCCGGTTCGGATTCCTTTACCGCCTCGGCCGGAGTCGGTCTCGGGGCAAGCTACAGCGCAAAGGGCGGAGCCGCCGCAGGCATACGGGTGCAGGCTGAGGCCGCAGGCTCCAAGAACACGTCCCGCGCTCAAATACATACGAACTCGGCGGTTGCGGCCGGTGAGACGCTGTCGGTGAAGTCCGGCGCAGACACGACGGTTGCCGGTGCCAATCTCGAAGGTAAAAAGGTCGCCATGGATGTTGGCGGCGATCTGGTCGTGAAAAGCGAACAGGACAAACGAGTCGCCGCCGGCTCCAACTGGAACGCGGGCGGTTCGGCCACCTTAGGATACGGTTTTTCCGCAGATGCCCATGTGGGTATGGGCAAGAGTAAGGCTGACTCGGCCTGGGTGAACAAGCAGACCTCGATCATCGGCCAGGAAAAGGTCGATATCCGCACCGAAAAAAACACGCATGTCGAGGGCGCGGTCATCGCCGCCGAGAACGGGAATCTCAAGCTGGATACGGGTACCCTGACCTACAGGGATCTCGAGGATCACGATAAATCCAAAAACTTCCAAGTCAGCCTGGCGGGCTCTTATTCCTCCTCGGGCGGCGATCAAAAAGATGCGAACGGCTCAAGCAGTTCTGCATCCGGCACCATCGACGCAGGCTATAGTTCAGGAGACCGGCGTCAGATCAACCGGGCCACCATCGGCGATGGCGAGATCATCATCCGGCTTGATCCGTCCAAGGGCTTGGAGGGGCTGAACCGCGATCTTGAAAAAGCCCGCGAAATCACGCGGGATGATGCCGTCAAGGTCCAAGTGTATGTTGATTCAGAGGCACTGTTAGAACTTATTGATCTGATTGAAAAAGCGCTGGAGGATCCGAAGACTAACGAAGAAGCCGTCAAGCTGCTTGCCGAGTTGGTGTCCAAAGGGGTCATCACAAAGAAGGACGCCGATGCCCTTCTGTTTAAACGTTCATTTACCAAGGCAGAACTGAAGGTTGCGGAAGAGGAATTGTCTCGGATGGTCAAAATGAACGATCCGCATCAGCTTGCCGCATATGTTGATTCCCTATCTCCGCAGGAGCGGGCCGCAGTGGCGGCGGTTTCGATGGAAAAGGGGAGAAGTCAGCAAGAGTACGAACTTGGCCTCATGGCCTTGGTCGGGGGCACTACCTACTTAAAGGTATTGAATGTTAATTCCCCATCGGAGTATCTCAAGTTAAAAATACAGGCGAAAGACCTGATGCCTCTTGGAACTTGGGAGAAAGAGCAGGCTATTGTTGATTCGGCAGCGAATTCATATGTTGCAAACAACAATCTTGAGGCCGACATGGCCACCTATCGCAATGCCCAATCCGATACTGAAAGAATACAGGCATTAAATAGGATTGCGTCGGATCTTGGAAAGGCGTGGAACATCGACAACGTGACTGTCAAAATTGTCCCTCCGAATGAAGAAATTGGCAACGTAATCGCGTATACTCCGAATACACTGGAGAATGGTTTTTTCTCCTCAAAATTCAGCACGGATTATGTCATCTGCATACCTGAGAATAGCAAGATATTGAGCCAAGTTATGTGGACTGGAAGTGTTGTGCATGTCTTCATTCATGAGATCACTCATATGAGACAAGTTAATATGATGAATGATCAAGTCAGTGGGCAAAAGAGTGATCTTGGATATTTGTTGGTCGCCAGTAGCAAAATGTATGTTAATCCAAAAGAAGTTTATGGATTGTATGCTTCTCAGCCACTAGAATATCATTCAAATGCAGCAGCTGATAAATTTGTAAAAAATTCTATTGATAAAGGAGTTATAAAATGA
- a CDS encoding ShlB/FhaC/HecB family hemolysin secretion/activation protein, with protein sequence MYKIISNSFFVFFLFFICSYCFITDINPCFASSEIIRQQEQINREQEEQRRKLKQQHESAQERLPSRIDVDQPASVMEGKETGGCVQIDHIVFVGATLLSESDMARLSEPFIRRCLNISQINEVLRATTNLYIQRGYVTTRAIVPAQDLGSGKLEIRVIEGEVESVMLNEDSAADRRRIAMTFPSGIVGKPLNLRDIEQGMDQLNRLPSGNAQLRIEPGEKVGGSRIVVTDVPGKFWRFRVGLDNSGQESTGETKSSASVDTDNLLGLNDMLSLNLSADAKAVLDGSRPGSRSVSGYYTVPFGYWSVTASASVSEYYTHLDGGGARYASDGRTSTYGLDVNRVLHRSSQSKTTAGISFNVKDINNYIENERLVAGSYDLSIFSASLGHHRRFLDGTLGLSGEFHLGLPLFEADRDSSSDRSVPKHEFRKLSLTGSWMRPFEIAGHPFTFSTQGVAQWSPDTLYNSERLDLGGRYTVRGFQLDSLGGDSGGYVRNEIAMSILPQARSAWFASVFNDLQVYAGYDAGFIHRDKEDEYERGVLQGAVLGVRTEGGPLETDLCVSRPLDAPSFMKNRDWEIYWSLNSNF encoded by the coding sequence ATGTATAAAATAATATCGAATTCTTTTTTCGTCTTTTTTTTATTTTTTATCTGCTCGTATTGTTTTATTACCGATATAAATCCGTGCTTTGCCTCTTCTGAGATAATTCGTCAGCAAGAACAGATAAATCGTGAACAGGAAGAGCAGAGAAGAAAATTAAAGCAACAGCATGAAAGTGCACAGGAAAGATTGCCGTCAAGAATTGATGTCGATCAGCCAGCGTCAGTGATGGAGGGTAAGGAAACGGGGGGCTGCGTTCAGATCGACCATATTGTTTTTGTTGGTGCGACACTGCTTTCCGAGTCCGATATGGCCAGATTGTCCGAGCCATTCATCAGACGCTGCCTGAACATATCCCAGATCAACGAAGTGTTGCGGGCGACAACCAATCTTTACATACAGCGCGGCTATGTCACGACACGTGCCATTGTGCCTGCGCAGGATCTTGGCTCAGGGAAGCTCGAAATACGCGTTATTGAGGGCGAAGTTGAGAGCGTTATGCTCAACGAGGATTCCGCTGCGGACAGGCGGCGGATCGCCATGACTTTTCCTTCCGGGATCGTGGGCAAGCCGCTCAACCTGCGCGACATCGAGCAGGGCATGGATCAGCTGAATCGTTTGCCCTCCGGCAACGCCCAGCTACGCATAGAGCCTGGGGAAAAAGTCGGGGGCAGTCGCATCGTGGTTACGGATGTGCCGGGCAAGTTCTGGCGCTTTCGGGTCGGGCTGGACAATTCCGGCCAGGAAAGCACGGGTGAGACCAAATCATCCGCGTCCGTCGACACGGACAATCTGCTTGGCCTGAACGACATGCTGTCCCTGAACCTGAGCGCTGACGCCAAAGCCGTGCTCGACGGGTCCCGGCCTGGAAGCAGAAGCGTTTCAGGATACTACACCGTACCCTTCGGGTATTGGAGCGTGACGGCCAGCGCCAGTGTTTCTGAGTACTACACTCACCTGGATGGTGGCGGAGCTCGGTATGCGAGCGACGGACGCACCTCAACCTATGGCCTGGATGTGAACCGGGTTTTGCATCGCAGCAGTCAAAGCAAGACTACTGCGGGCATCTCATTCAACGTCAAAGACATCAATAACTACATCGAGAACGAGCGCCTTGTTGCCGGCAGCTACGACTTGTCCATTTTCAGTGCATCGCTGGGTCACCATCGCAGATTTTTAGATGGAACGCTTGGCTTGAGCGGTGAATTCCATCTTGGACTTCCCCTGTTCGAGGCTGACCGGGACAGTTCCTCGGATCGGAGTGTCCCTAAACATGAATTCCGCAAGCTCTCCCTGACGGGCAGCTGGATGCGGCCTTTTGAGATTGCAGGGCATCCTTTCACATTCAGCACGCAGGGCGTGGCGCAGTGGTCGCCCGATACCCTCTACAACTCCGAGCGTCTGGATCTGGGCGGCCGGTACACGGTTCGCGGCTTCCAGCTCGATAGTCTTGGCGGGGATAGCGGCGGATACGTGCGCAACGAGATTGCCATGTCCATTCTGCCTCAAGCCCGCTCTGCGTGGTTCGCCTCGGTATTCAACGATCTGCAGGTATACGCAGGGTATGATGCCGGCTTCATCCACCGTGACAAGGAAGACGAATACGAACGGGGTGTCCTGCAAGGCGCGGTTTTGGGGGTGCGTACCGAGGGCGGCCCCCTTGAGACCGACCTGTGCGTGTCGCGCCCGTTGGACGCGCCGTCGTTCATGAAAAACAGGGATTGGGAGATCTATTGGTCGCTGAACTCTAATTTTTGA
- a CDS encoding CGGC domain-containing protein, with protein MEKILIVGCKNTMDDVCIGCSRCLVAFNRRQGVFEIYEDTDAEIVGMVGCGGCPAPAIVTRLMQVKLWNAPMNEKPTVIHIAPCIAEQCPHKEEIIKKITAKAGIRVIEGTHPYVPQDIFA; from the coding sequence GTGGAGAAGATTCTGATCGTGGGCTGCAAGAACACCATGGACGACGTGTGCATCGGTTGTTCGCGTTGCCTGGTGGCCTTCAACAGGAGGCAGGGCGTTTTTGAAATCTACGAGGATACCGATGCGGAGATCGTCGGCATGGTCGGCTGCGGCGGCTGTCCGGCTCCGGCCATCGTGACCCGGCTTATGCAGGTCAAGCTCTGGAACGCGCCCATGAACGAGAAGCCCACCGTGATCCACATCGCACCCTGCATTGCCGAGCAGTGTCCGCACAAGGAAGAGATCATCAAAAAAATCACAGCCAAGGCCGGCATCCGCGTCATCGAAGGCACGCATCCCTATGTGCCTCAAGATATTTTCGCCTGA
- a CDS encoding universal stress protein: protein MKLPGFKTFLVPVNNSESARRAKRYAIALAKQCGAKVILFHAHDLISGRISPSGREMIIRKNLEEMGKIFAIFVEGCREAGVEFEIVVEQGTTSDAIIKAASDHDCDMIIMGTQGHASARKILGSLSDTVSKQSSVPVVVVGEECECSNSCGTSCQNKWRFAPVPNLQHAC from the coding sequence ATGAAATTGCCAGGCTTCAAAACTTTTCTAGTTCCTGTGAACAACAGCGAATCCGCCCGTCGCGCCAAGCGCTATGCCATCGCATTGGCGAAACAATGCGGAGCGAAGGTCATCCTTTTCCACGCTCATGACCTGATCAGCGGACGCATCAGCCCCAGCGGACGCGAAATGATCATCCGCAAGAATCTCGAAGAGATGGGCAAGATTTTTGCCATCTTTGTCGAAGGCTGCCGGGAGGCCGGGGTGGAGTTTGAAATCGTAGTCGAGCAGGGCACTACGTCCGACGCGATCATCAAGGCCGCCAGCGATCATGACTGCGACATGATCATCATGGGCACCCAGGGTCATGCTTCCGCGCGAAAGATTCTCGGGTCCCTGTCGGACACGGTCAGCAAGCAAAGCTCCGTGCCCGTGGTCGTCGTGGGCGAGGAATGCGAATGCTCCAATTCCTGCGGAACATCCTGCCAGAACAAATGGCGTTTCGCACCCGTGCCCAATCTGCAGCACGCCTGCTGA